CGTGCGCGAGCGCTTCGGCGAGGATGCGCGCCTGCTCGCGGACGGCGGCGTGGAGGTGCGGGTCGCGGGGGACAGCGAGCGCTGGCTCACGCAGTGGGTGCTCTCGTTCGGAGGCGAGGCCGAGGTGCTCGAGCCCGCCTGGGCCCGGGAGGCGGTTGCCCGCGCGGCCCGCGCCTCGCTAGAACTGTAGCCCGCATGGGCTTCCAGCTGACGATCGCCGAGGGGCAGGACGCAGGCCGGGAGCTGCACTTCGACCAGGACGAGGTCCTGCTCGGCCGCGCGGACACCTGCGACGTGGTGCTGCACGACGCGGGCGTGAGCCGGCGCCACTGCCGCATCGCGCGCGAGCCGGGCGCGGGGCACTGGTCCGTCGAGGACCTGGGCAGCGCCAACGGCACCCTGCTCAACGGCGAGCCGGTGCAGGGCAGGCGCGCGCTCACCGCCGGCGACGAGCTCGCGCTCGGAGACGCCGCCTTCCTCTTCGCGCCGCAGCCGGCGTCCGCTGCGCCCAGCGCCCCGGCCGAGCCGCCCGCCGACCCGGACAGCACCCGCATCGTCGCCCCGCCGCCCGCAGCGTCGCGCCGCGCGAGCCCCGCCGCGCGCGTCGAGCCCTCCTCCGCTGCAGCTCCCGCGCGCAGCGCCGTCCCGCTCGCCTCGGCTGCCTCGCCGGGCAGCGCGAGTCCCCGGAGTGCCAGCGCGCCGCCGCGGGCGGCCGGCGCGGGTCCTTCCGCTCCCGGGGCCTCCGCGGCGAAGGCGCACGCCGCGGGGCCGTCTGCCGCTGCGGGCCGTCCCGCCGCGGCCGGCGCGCTCGCTTCCCCCTCGCGCGGGCCCGCGCGCCCGGCCACCGCGCGTGCCGCGCTGCCCGAGCGGAGCGAGGACGCGGCGCCCGGCGCCGCGCTCGCCGCCGTGAGCGAGGAGGCGCCGGCCGCGCTCGCCGTGCCCCCGCCGCGCCCCGCCCCCCGGGCACGCCCCGCCCCCGGCCAGCGCCTCACCGCGGCCGAGCGCGCGCGCCTGCGCCGCACGCTGCCCCCGCTCCTCGCCCGCGCGCGCCTCTTCTGGGCCGAGGCGCGGCCCCCCGTGCGCCGCGGGCTCCTCGCGGGGGCGGGTGCCCTGGGCGCGGGCCTCGTCGCGCTGCTCTTCTGGGCGGTGCTGGGGTCGAGCGCGAGCGGGGAGCGCGGCGCGGAGCCCGCGGTGCTCTCGGCGCGCCCGCTCGCGGACTCCTTCGGCCTGGGCGAGGGCGTGACGTGGGAGCGCCCGGACATGAAGGTCTTCACCTGGGAGTACACCGCGGCCACGCGCGCCGTCGTCCTGCTGCACCTGCAGGCGCAGGGCCTGAGTCAGGGCGAGGTGATGGTCACGGTGAACGGTGCGGACGTGGGCGCGCTGCCCGCGGACCGGCTCAACAGCCAGGAGCGGGCGCTCGAGGTGCGCGTGCCGCCGGAGCTGCTCAAGAAGGGGCAGCCCAACCGCATCACCTTCGACAACACCCACAACCCGCCGGGCGAGGACCCCTGGCGCATCTGGAACCTCTGGGTGGAGACGGCGCTCCTGCCGGAGATGCCCTCCGAGCAGCTGGTGGCCGCGGCGCGCGAGGCGTACGCGCGCGGCGAGAAGAACCTGCAGGCGAAGGACATCGGCGCGGGCAACCGCTACGCCGCGTGGCGCGCCTTCCGCGAGGCGTGGCTGCTGCTCGAGGCCCACCCCGAGCCCCGCCCCGCGCTGCACCTCGAGGCGCGCGACCGGGTGCGGGAGGCCCAGGCGGAGCTGGACCGCACCTGCTCGCGGCTGCTGCTCGAGGTGGAGGGGGACGCGAACCGCCGCGACTGGAAGGCGGTGGCGGCGGGGTTGGATCAGTTCAAGGAGTACTTCCCCGCCTCCGATCAGCCCTGCCGCGCCCGCGCCGAGCGCAAGCGCGCGGGCTACGGGCTCTAGAGCGCCCCCGGCGCCTTCTGGCCAAGCCTGCCTGGCCGCCCTGCCTGCGCGGACCTCCACACTGCAACCCCGCGAGGCCTCTCGGCCGCTTGCCCAACCGGCCTCCCATCCGCACCGTTGGGGGGTGAATCACGAGGCGGAGGCACGCGAGGAAGGCCGCAAGAGCGGGGGACTGCAGGGGCGCGAGGAGCGTGGCTCGGGAGATCGCGGCTCGGGAACCCGCGTCCCACCGGAGCACGCGCCCGCCTGGGGGCCGGGCGTGTCCAACGCGCGGCTCGCGCGCCACTACCTGCCCGCGCGCCACCCCGTGCTGGACGGCAACGCCGCCCGGCTCCTGCGCGACGGGGTGGAGGCCTACCCCGAGATGCTGCAGGCGATCCGCTCCGCGCGCCGCTACGTGCACCTGGAGACGTACATGTTCCTCACCGATGCGGTGGGGGAGCTGTTCGGCGAGGCGCTGGCGGAGGCGGCCGAGCGCGGCGTGCGGGTGAAGGTGCTCTACGACGCGGTGGGCAGCTGGACGGCCCGGCGCAGCTTCTTCACGGGCCTGCGCGCGCGCGGCGTGGACATCCGCCCCTTCAAGCCCTTCAGCCTCAGCCGCGGCCTGCAGCACCTGCTCAAGCGCGACCACCGCAAGATCCTCGTCGTGGACGGCGCGGTGGCCTTCACCGGCGGGGTGAACATCGCGGCGCACTGGGCGCCCGAGGGGCAGGGGGCCAACTGGCGCGACGACGTGCTGCGCATCGAGGGCCCCGCGGTGCACGCGCTCGAGCGGCGCTTCGTGGCCACCTGGCGCATGGCGTTTCGCCACCGCTTCCGCACCTGGGCCGCCCAGCTGCGCCACCGCCAGGCGGTGCGCGCGCGCTCGCGCGGCAACGTGAGCCTCGCGGTGCTCAGCAGCCGGCGCGGCATCCACAAGGCCTACCTGCACGCCATCGGGCGCGCCCGCACCAGCGTGCTGGTGGCCGCGAGCTACTTCATCCCGGACCGCAAGATGGTGGCCGCCCTGCGCGACGCCGCCCGGCGCGGCGTGGAGGTCAGCCTCATCCTCAACGGCCGCTCGGACCACCCCTTCCTCGAGTACTGCACCCGCGCCTTCTACGAGCGGCTGCTGGGGGCAGGCGTGCGCATCTTCGAGTGGCAGCGCGGGGTGCTGCACGCCAAGACGGCCGTGGTGGACGGGGTCTGGGGGACGGTGGGCTCCTTCAACCTCGAGCGCCTCAGCCTGGGCATGAACCACGAGGTGAACGCGGTCTTCGCCGACCCGGGCCTGGGCCGCGCCCTCGAG
This genomic interval from Aggregicoccus sp. 17bor-14 contains the following:
- a CDS encoding FHA domain-containing protein — its product is MGFQLTIAEGQDAGRELHFDQDEVLLGRADTCDVVLHDAGVSRRHCRIAREPGAGHWSVEDLGSANGTLLNGEPVQGRRALTAGDELALGDAAFLFAPQPASAAPSAPAEPPADPDSTRIVAPPPAASRRASPAARVEPSSAAAPARSAVPLASAASPGSASPRSASAPPRAAGAGPSAPGASAAKAHAAGPSAAAGRPAAAGALASPSRGPARPATARAALPERSEDAAPGAALAAVSEEAPAALAVPPPRPAPRARPAPGQRLTAAERARLRRTLPPLLARARLFWAEARPPVRRGLLAGAGALGAGLVALLFWAVLGSSASGERGAEPAVLSARPLADSFGLGEGVTWERPDMKVFTWEYTAATRAVVLLHLQAQGLSQGEVMVTVNGADVGALPADRLNSQERALEVRVPPELLKKGQPNRITFDNTHNPPGEDPWRIWNLWVETALLPEMPSEQLVAAAREAYARGEKNLQAKDIGAGNRYAAWRAFREAWLLLEAHPEPRPALHLEARDRVREAQAELDRTCSRLLLEVEGDANRRDWKAVAAGLDQFKEYFPASDQPCRARAERKRAGYGL
- a CDS encoding phosphatidylserine/phosphatidylglycerophosphate/cardiolipin synthase family protein, producing MSNARLARHYLPARHPVLDGNAARLLRDGVEAYPEMLQAIRSARRYVHLETYMFLTDAVGELFGEALAEAAERGVRVKVLYDAVGSWTARRSFFTGLRARGVDIRPFKPFSLSRGLQHLLKRDHRKILVVDGAVAFTGGVNIAAHWAPEGQGANWRDDVLRIEGPAVHALERRFVATWRMAFRHRFRTWAAQLRHRQAVRARSRGNVSLAVLSSRRGIHKAYLHAIGRARTSVLVAASYFIPDRKMVAALRDAARRGVEVSLILNGRSDHPFLEYCTRAFYERLLGAGVRIFEWQRGVLHAKTAVVDGVWGTVGSFNLERLSLGMNHEVNAVFADPGLGRALEESFRTDCGSCHEVKLEAFRRRPTWQKLLERLLFLFRKVL